In the Mycolicibacter sp. MU0102 genome, one interval contains:
- a CDS encoding TNT domain-containing protein (This protein contains a domain related to Tuberculosis Necrotizing Toxin, which is the C-terminal effector domain of outer membrane channel protein CpnT, and which has a lethal NAD+-glycohydrolase activity.) has product MQLRYISLPLLIDAVGGDPWQVNNTLRSGNPAAVDELAQAFHNAGACTAASSAAFTQARQRFQAAWNRENGEHPINDSVEVQRATDTLHLQQTQLTAIGTDLEMIAAALAEAQKSAAAKINALEIQLQDIDNRICMYQQAHLDTAELEQVAIDDTAGILHQIEKLRDDYAGILQVSTTKLLSHGYDRAPLGGPLGPAPSAPGDQSAFEELLRANDQAVLDAMARVRAAQKALDDATAKAYQRGAGSDAAQEAMTRLPALKKNLADALDDLGKIPDYSTIDPASVRLGPDGAVSFAYTLEGQKVVVTGTLKNGTGEIYDQGAAAGSGAYFSYQDGELAASRFLDPGRVTPDDALLQNVIFTAVGAGPAVTAGKAGVEAGWQGIRSLFAREALETSGGTAAALSADNVLPRAITQAEIRAQAAADDLAIHHPGVHAPVTTSGDNIPPPLTTADQGPAVLTHEHVPHSGPHVPAPAAEVHPLPADSPLFEGYHPIEPGPQFTDSAGRLIYPDDSLASKPYAIPGTVIPDADLTAGTELGRFGKPGGAYLAPDGTPFAQLSLPPGSATNPYYTYVVNDRTALPPGWRLEQSQAAPWFHQPGGGTQYRVIAPAGEDASIEALIESGYLKEVRR; this is encoded by the coding sequence GTGCAACTCCGCTACATAAGCCTGCCGCTGCTCATCGATGCCGTGGGCGGCGACCCGTGGCAGGTCAACAACACCCTGCGAAGCGGTAACCCGGCCGCTGTCGACGAGCTCGCGCAGGCCTTCCACAACGCCGGCGCGTGTACCGCCGCGTCCAGCGCGGCGTTCACCCAAGCCCGCCAACGCTTTCAGGCCGCTTGGAACCGGGAGAACGGCGAGCACCCGATCAACGACTCGGTGGAAGTGCAACGCGCCACCGACACCTTGCACCTGCAGCAAACCCAGCTCACGGCAATCGGCACCGACCTGGAGATGATCGCCGCCGCGCTGGCCGAGGCCCAGAAGTCGGCGGCCGCGAAGATCAACGCGCTGGAGATCCAGCTTCAAGACATCGACAACCGCATCTGCATGTACCAGCAGGCACACCTGGATACCGCCGAGTTGGAGCAGGTCGCTATCGATGACACTGCCGGCATCTTGCACCAGATCGAAAAGCTCCGCGACGACTACGCCGGAATACTTCAGGTTTCGACAACCAAGCTGCTCTCCCACGGCTACGACCGGGCACCGCTGGGTGGCCCCCTCGGTCCCGCCCCGAGCGCGCCGGGCGACCAGTCCGCGTTCGAGGAGCTGTTGCGCGCCAACGACCAGGCGGTGCTCGATGCAATGGCGCGGGTGCGGGCCGCCCAAAAGGCACTCGACGACGCCACGGCCAAGGCTTACCAACGGGGCGCCGGCAGCGACGCGGCCCAGGAGGCGATGACGCGGCTGCCGGCCTTGAAGAAGAACCTCGCCGATGCCCTCGACGACCTGGGCAAGATCCCCGACTACTCGACCATCGATCCTGCCTCGGTGCGCCTGGGCCCCGACGGCGCCGTGTCATTCGCCTACACCCTCGAGGGTCAAAAGGTGGTGGTGACCGGCACCCTCAAAAACGGCACCGGCGAGATCTACGACCAAGGCGCCGCCGCCGGCAGTGGCGCCTACTTCAGCTATCAGGACGGCGAGCTGGCCGCCTCCCGGTTCCTCGACCCGGGCCGCGTCACCCCCGATGACGCGCTGCTGCAGAACGTCATCTTCACCGCGGTGGGTGCCGGGCCCGCCGTCACCGCCGGCAAGGCCGGCGTCGAAGCCGGCTGGCAAGGCATACGGTCCCTGTTCGCCCGCGAAGCCCTCGAAACCAGCGGCGGTACCGCTGCCGCCTTGAGCGCCGACAACGTGCTGCCGCGCGCGATCACCCAGGCCGAAATCCGCGCGCAGGCCGCCGCCGACGATCTCGCTATCCACCACCCCGGCGTGCACGCCCCGGTCACCACCAGTGGCGATAACATCCCGCCACCGCTGACGACCGCCGATCAAGGCCCAGCGGTGCTTACGCACGAACACGTCCCACACAGCGGGCCACACGTGCCGGCCCCAGCAGCCGAGGTACATCCATTACCAGCTGATTCACCCTTGTTCGAGGGCTACCACCCCATCGAACCGGGACCACAATTCACCGACTCCGCCGGCCGCTTGATCTACCCTGATGACAGCCTGGCCAGCAAGCCGTACGCAATACCGGGCACCGTCATCCCCGACGCCGACTTGACCGCGGGAACCGAACTCGGACGATTCGGCAAACCCGGCGGCGCCTATTTGGCCCCCGATGGAACACCCTTCGCCCAGCTGTCGCTACCGCCAGGAAGTGCCACTAACCCCTATTACACATACGTCGTAAATGATCGGACAGCGCTTCCGCCCGGCTGGCGCCTAGAACAATCCCAAGCAGCCCCTTGGTTCCACCAACCCGGCGGCGGAACCCAATATCGCGTGATAGCACCAGCAGGAGAAGACGCTTCGATCGAGGCATTGATCGAGTCAGGTTACCTGAAAGAGGTTCGTAGATGA
- a CDS encoding thiolase domain-containing protein, which translates to MTQRDVAVVGFAHAPHVRRTDGTTNGVEMLMPCFAQLYSDLGIAQTDIGFWCSGSSDYLAGRAFSFISAIDSIGAVPPINESHVEMDGAWALYEAYIKVLTGEVDTALAYGFGKSSAGQLRRILALQTDPYTVAPLWPDSVSIAALQARLGLDGGQWTAEQMARVALDTFAVADRVDSVEPSTSLDELLGRPFFADPLRRHDIAPITDGAAAIVLAAGDKARELCENPAWITGFEHRIESPVLGSRDLTRSPSTTASTRAASGDDMPAVDVAEIHAPFTHQHLILTEAMRLPSKTKVNASGGALAANPMFVAGLERIGFAAQHIFNRSAGRVLAHATSGPALQQNLVAVMEGRN; encoded by the coding sequence ATGACGCAACGCGATGTCGCGGTGGTGGGCTTCGCCCACGCCCCGCACGTTCGCCGCACCGACGGCACCACCAACGGCGTCGAGATGTTGATGCCGTGTTTCGCTCAGTTGTACTCCGACCTGGGCATCGCCCAGACCGACATCGGCTTCTGGTGCTCGGGTTCCTCGGACTACCTTGCCGGACGGGCTTTCTCGTTCATCTCCGCGATCGACTCGATCGGCGCGGTTCCGCCGATCAACGAGTCGCATGTGGAGATGGACGGCGCGTGGGCGCTGTACGAGGCCTACATCAAGGTGTTGACCGGCGAGGTCGACACCGCGCTCGCCTACGGCTTCGGCAAGTCCTCTGCCGGCCAGCTGCGCCGGATCCTGGCCCTGCAGACCGACCCCTATACCGTCGCGCCGCTGTGGCCGGACTCGGTCTCGATCGCAGCCCTGCAGGCCCGGCTCGGTCTGGACGGCGGCCAATGGACCGCTGAGCAGATGGCGCGGGTGGCACTGGATACGTTCGCCGTCGCCGACCGGGTTGATTCGGTCGAGCCCTCCACCAGCCTGGACGAACTGCTGGGGCGCCCGTTCTTCGCCGACCCGCTGCGCCGGCACGACATCGCACCGATCACCGACGGCGCTGCCGCGATTGTCCTGGCCGCGGGCGACAAGGCCCGAGAACTGTGCGAAAACCCGGCGTGGATCACCGGTTTCGAGCACCGCATCGAGTCTCCGGTGCTGGGCAGCCGGGACCTAACCCGCTCTCCATCGACCACCGCGTCGACGCGCGCCGCCAGCGGCGATGACATGCCCGCGGTAGACGTCGCCGAGATCCACGCGCCGTTCACCCATCAGCATCTGATCCTGACCGAGGCGATGCGGTTGCCGTCGAAGACGAAGGTGAACGCCTCCGGCGGTGCCCTGGCGGCCAATCCGATGTTCGTAGCCGGGCTGGAGCGCATCGGCTTCGCCGCGCAGCACATCTTCAACCGTTCGGCGGGCCGGGTACTGGCGCATGCCACCAGCGGTCCAGCGCTGCAACAGAACCTGGTCGCGGTGATGGAAGGACGCAACTGA
- a CDS encoding DUF2563 family protein, with product MFVDPAMLKDGATHSHSAADHAQAGAASLDQTAVAAGIFGSFGAADTFHQAISTRHCDHITTLNDQRRVLADVADKAHHARRAFIGMDQHNAAELRAVRCNSAT from the coding sequence ATGTTCGTCGATCCGGCAATGCTGAAGGACGGGGCAACCCATTCGCACAGCGCCGCGGACCACGCCCAGGCGGGCGCGGCGTCGTTGGATCAGACTGCGGTGGCGGCGGGAATCTTCGGCAGTTTTGGCGCCGCCGACACCTTCCACCAGGCGATCTCGACCCGCCATTGCGACCACATCACAACCCTCAACGATCAGCGCCGGGTTTTGGCCGATGTCGCGGACAAGGCACACCACGCCCGGCGGGCATTTATCGGTATGGATCAGCACAACGCGGCCGAACTTCGTGCAGTGCGGTGCAACTCCGCTACATAA
- a CDS encoding acetoacetate decarboxylase family protein, translating to MALSQHTIAGTVLTMPVRIRHADVHSAMFSVPADAAQAMIDYSGLQVFQQQPGRAVVNLMLARYIDGDLGRYLEFGTAVMVNPPGTEASGWRALGAAGAFIHHLPVDQEFTLEAGRTIWGFPKIMADFTVRDGRQLGFDVAAGGQHIATMEFGRGLPVPGLLTSKPRVLQAFSHLDGVTRQVPWEMRISKVRGSLGGTTLRLGTHPYARELAALGLPKRPMMSSTVGRVEMTFGDAQVIGS from the coding sequence ATGGCTCTTTCACAGCACACCATCGCTGGCACTGTGCTTACCATGCCGGTCCGTATCCGTCACGCGGATGTGCATTCCGCTATGTTTTCGGTCCCTGCAGACGCCGCGCAGGCGATGATCGACTACAGCGGCCTGCAGGTCTTCCAGCAGCAGCCGGGGCGCGCCGTGGTCAATCTGATGCTGGCGCGCTACATCGACGGCGACCTCGGCCGCTACCTGGAATTCGGCACCGCGGTGATGGTCAACCCCCCGGGCACCGAGGCCAGCGGCTGGCGCGCACTGGGCGCCGCCGGCGCGTTCATCCACCATCTGCCGGTCGACCAGGAGTTCACCCTCGAGGCCGGACGCACCATCTGGGGATTCCCGAAGATCATGGCGGACTTCACCGTTCGCGACGGACGGCAGTTGGGTTTCGATGTCGCCGCTGGCGGCCAGCACATCGCCACCATGGAATTCGGTCGCGGGCTGCCGGTTCCGGGGTTGCTCACGTCCAAGCCCCGGGTGCTCCAAGCATTCAGCCATCTCGACGGGGTTACCCGCCAAGTACCTTGGGAGATGCGGATTTCGAAAGTGCGCGGGTCGCTCGGCGGCACCACGCTGCGGCTGGGCACCCACCCCTACGCCCGCGAGCTGGCCGCGCTGGGCCTGCCCAAGCGGCCGATGATGTCGTCGACCGTGGGCCGCGTCGAGATGACCTTCGGCGACGCACAGGTGATCGGCAGCTAA
- a CDS encoding LLM class F420-dependent oxidoreductase, translated as MKLGLQLGYWGAQPPTNHAELVAAAEDAGFDSVFTAEAWGSDAYTPLAWWGSSTSRVRLGTSVVQLSARTPTACAMAALTLDHLSGGRHILGLGVSGPQVVEGWYGQRFGKPLARTREYIDILRQVWAREAPVTSAGPHYPLPISGEGSTGLGKALKPITHPRRADIPVMLGAEGPKNIALAAEVADGWLPIFYAPRLAGMYNEWLDEGFARPGARRAREDFEICATANIVITEDRAAAFAAMKPYLALYMGGMGSEDTNFHAEVYRRMGYGEVVDDVTKLFRGGQKDKAGEIIPDELVDDAAIVGDVDYVRKQIKVWEAAGVTMMVVTGRSTEQIQQLASLV; from the coding sequence ATGAAGCTGGGACTGCAACTCGGATATTGGGGCGCGCAGCCGCCGACCAACCACGCCGAACTGGTGGCCGCGGCCGAGGATGCCGGCTTTGACTCGGTCTTCACCGCCGAGGCGTGGGGCTCCGATGCCTACACGCCGCTGGCCTGGTGGGGCTCGTCGACATCACGGGTTCGGTTGGGCACCTCGGTGGTTCAGCTGTCGGCGCGTACTCCGACTGCCTGCGCGATGGCCGCCTTGACGTTGGACCACCTCTCCGGTGGCCGTCACATCCTGGGTCTGGGCGTGTCCGGGCCGCAGGTGGTGGAGGGCTGGTATGGCCAGCGTTTCGGCAAGCCGCTGGCCCGCACCCGCGAGTACATCGACATCCTGCGGCAGGTCTGGGCTCGCGAGGCCCCGGTGACCAGTGCCGGACCGCACTACCCGCTGCCGATCAGCGGTGAGGGCAGCACCGGACTGGGCAAGGCGCTCAAGCCGATCACCCACCCGCGTCGCGCCGACATCCCGGTGATGCTGGGGGCGGAAGGTCCGAAGAACATCGCACTGGCCGCCGAGGTCGCCGACGGCTGGCTGCCGATTTTCTACGCCCCGCGGCTGGCCGGCATGTACAACGAATGGCTCGACGAGGGTTTTGCCCGACCGGGAGCACGGCGCGCCCGCGAAGACTTCGAGATCTGTGCGACGGCCAACATCGTCATCACCGAAGACCGCGCCGCGGCGTTCGCCGCCATGAAGCCCTACCTGGCGCTCTACATGGGCGGCATGGGCTCCGAGGACACCAACTTCCACGCCGAGGTCTACCGCCGGATGGGCTACGGCGAGGTCGTCGACGACGTGACCAAGTTGTTCCGCGGCGGGCAAAAGGACAAGGCCGGCGAGATCATCCCCGACGAGCTGGTGGACGACGCCGCGATCGTGGGCGACGTCGACTACGTCCGTAAGCAGATCAAGGTCTGGGAGGCCGCCGGCGTCACCATGATGGTGGTCACCGGACGCAGCACCGAGCAGATTCAGCAGCTGGCCTCGCTGGTTTAG
- a CDS encoding thiolase domain-containing protein, producing the protein MGQLAAVLGTGQTKYVAKRQDVSMNGLVREAIDRALADSGSTFDDIDAVVVGKAPDFFEGVMMPELFMADAVGATGKPLIRVHTAGSVGGSTAIVAASLVKSGKYRRVLAMAWEKQSESNAMWALSIPVPFTKPVGAGAGGYFAPHVRAYIRRSGAPNDIGAIVAVKDRLNGARNPLAHLHQPDITVEKVMASQMLWDPIRFDETCPSSDGACAIVIGDETAAQARIDAGEPVAWIHATALRTEPLAYSGRDQVNPQAGRDAAAALWKEAGITSPIDEIDAAEIYVPFSWFEPMWLENLGFAAPGEGWKLTQAGETAIGGKLPVNASGGVLSSNPIGASGMIRFAESAIQVMGKAGDHQVPNARKALGHAYGGGSQYYSMWVVSADKPADKPAK; encoded by the coding sequence ATGGGCCAACTCGCTGCAGTGCTGGGAACCGGGCAGACCAAGTACGTCGCAAAGCGCCAAGACGTCTCAATGAACGGCCTGGTGCGTGAGGCCATCGACCGCGCGCTGGCCGATTCGGGCTCGACGTTCGACGACATCGACGCGGTGGTAGTCGGTAAGGCGCCGGACTTCTTCGAGGGCGTGATGATGCCCGAGTTGTTCATGGCGGATGCTGTTGGCGCCACCGGCAAGCCGCTTATCCGGGTGCACACTGCCGGTTCGGTGGGCGGGTCGACCGCGATCGTGGCGGCCAGCCTGGTCAAGTCCGGCAAGTACCGGCGCGTGCTGGCGATGGCCTGGGAGAAGCAGTCGGAGTCCAACGCCATGTGGGCGTTGAGCATCCCGGTGCCGTTCACCAAGCCGGTCGGTGCCGGCGCCGGCGGCTACTTCGCCCCGCACGTGCGCGCCTACATCCGCCGTTCCGGAGCGCCGAACGACATCGGCGCGATCGTCGCGGTCAAGGACCGGCTCAACGGCGCCCGCAACCCGCTGGCCCACCTGCACCAGCCCGACATCACGGTGGAGAAGGTGATGGCGTCCCAAATGCTGTGGGACCCCATCCGTTTCGACGAGACCTGTCCGTCTTCGGACGGTGCTTGCGCGATCGTGATCGGTGACGAGACCGCCGCGCAGGCTCGCATCGATGCGGGCGAGCCGGTGGCCTGGATTCACGCCACCGCGCTGCGCACCGAACCGTTGGCCTACTCCGGGCGCGACCAGGTCAATCCGCAGGCCGGCCGGGACGCCGCTGCCGCGCTGTGGAAGGAGGCCGGGATCACCAGCCCGATCGACGAGATCGACGCCGCGGAGATCTACGTGCCGTTCTCCTGGTTCGAGCCGATGTGGCTGGAGAACCTGGGCTTCGCTGCCCCCGGTGAGGGCTGGAAGCTCACCCAGGCCGGCGAGACCGCGATCGGCGGGAAGCTGCCGGTCAACGCTTCCGGCGGGGTGCTGTCATCCAACCCGATCGGCGCCTCGGGCATGATCCGGTTCGCCGAGTCGGCGATCCAGGTGATGGGCAAGGCCGGCGACCACCAGGTGCCGAACGCCCGCAAGGCGCTGGGCCACGCCTACGGCGGTGGCTCGCAGTACTACTCGATGTGGGTCGTCTCCGCTGACAAGCCAGCCGACAAGCCCGCCAAGTGA
- a CDS encoding cytochrome P450 codes for MTEVMADAKPATKPDVDLTDGTFYADGGARGAYGWMRTNEPVFRDRNGLAAAATYQAVIDAERTPEVFSNAGGIRPDQPGFPYMIDMDDPAHLLRRKLVNAGFTRKRVHAQLPSIETLCDTLIDAVCERGECDFVRDIAAPLPMAVIGDMLGVLPEERSMLLRWSDDLVAGLSSHLDPESATAQAVMAAFAGWTEFTRNTITKRRAEPTDDLFSVLVNAEVDGAQMTDDEIIFETLLILIGGDETTRHTLSGGTAQLLRHLDQWELLQREPDRLPVAIEEMLRWTSPVKNMCRTLTRDTEFHGTQLREGEKMLLLFESANFDESVFDEPERFDVTRDPNSHVAFGFGTHFCLGNQLARLELRLMTQRILQRLPDLRLASGDALPLRPANFVSGLESMPVVFTPSKPVLV; via the coding sequence ATGACCGAGGTAATGGCCGATGCGAAGCCGGCCACCAAGCCGGACGTCGATCTGACCGACGGCACGTTCTACGCCGACGGGGGTGCTCGTGGCGCCTACGGCTGGATGCGGACCAACGAGCCGGTGTTCCGGGACCGCAACGGGCTGGCCGCGGCGGCCACCTACCAAGCGGTGATCGACGCCGAACGCACACCCGAGGTGTTCTCCAACGCCGGCGGCATCCGTCCCGATCAACCGGGCTTCCCGTACATGATCGACATGGACGACCCCGCGCACCTGCTGCGCCGCAAGCTGGTCAACGCCGGGTTCACCCGTAAACGCGTGCATGCCCAGCTGCCGTCCATCGAGACGTTGTGCGACACCCTCATCGACGCGGTGTGCGAGCGCGGTGAATGCGACTTCGTCCGCGATATCGCCGCCCCGCTTCCGATGGCGGTGATCGGTGACATGCTCGGGGTGCTGCCCGAAGAACGATCGATGCTGCTGCGGTGGTCAGACGACCTGGTGGCCGGACTGAGCTCACACCTGGATCCGGAATCGGCGACGGCTCAAGCGGTCATGGCGGCGTTCGCCGGCTGGACCGAATTCACCAGGAACACCATCACGAAACGTCGGGCCGAGCCCACCGACGACCTGTTCTCCGTGCTGGTCAACGCCGAGGTGGACGGCGCACAGATGACCGACGACGAGATCATCTTCGAGACGCTGTTGATCCTGATCGGCGGTGACGAGACCACTCGGCACACCCTGTCCGGTGGCACGGCCCAGCTACTGCGCCACCTCGATCAGTGGGAGTTGCTGCAGCGCGAACCCGATCGGTTGCCGGTGGCGATCGAGGAGATGCTGCGGTGGACCTCGCCGGTGAAGAACATGTGTCGCACCCTGACCCGCGACACTGAGTTCCACGGCACGCAGCTGCGCGAGGGCGAGAAAATGCTGCTGCTGTTCGAGTCGGCCAACTTCGACGAGTCGGTGTTCGACGAGCCGGAACGCTTCGACGTCACCCGCGACCCCAACAGTCACGTGGCGTTCGGTTTCGGCACGCATTTCTGCCTGGGCAATCAGCTGGCCCGGCTGGAATTGCGGCTGATGACGCAGCGGATTCTGCAGCGCCTGCCGGATCTGCGGCTGGCATCCGGCGACGCATTGCCGCTGCGCCCGGCGAACTTCGTCAGTGGCCTGGAATCGATGCCGGTGGTGTTCACCCCGAGCAAACCGGTGTTGGTCTAG
- a CDS encoding acyl-CoA synthetase: protein MSEAGLWNIARDTPDAVAVVDVHGGQLTYAELAARADRYGRGLQAMGLQPGDVLVMVLPNIVDTLAVYFAAMQTGLYIVAINWHLTGPEIGYIISDSGAKVVVAHERFAEAATIAADEAGLPAEGRFAVGAIEGFHPLSALGADEPATRPDVRTMGAAMLYTSGTTGKPKGVKRPLTGADPDAVPVASAGFFALYDLLPFDNHVHICGSPLYHTAVLNFSSISIQLGHKVVLMDKWDPEEMLALIDQHKVTHSHMVPTQFRRLLALPAEVRERYDMSSLRNMIHGAAPCPPEVKRQMLDWWGPVITEYYAATEGGGTKISGAEWLTHPGSVGKAWPYSVVKVLDDDGNELPAGEVGTVYMQMGGSTFAYHNDQKKTEENRAGDLFTVGDVGYLDEDGYLFLQDRKTNMIISGGVNVYPAEIENELIIHPKVLDVAVFGVPDEDWGEAIKAVVQPAEGVVGDDALTAELMEYAAARLAKFKLPKSIDYITEMPRDPNGKLYKRKLRDPYWEGRDAKI from the coding sequence ATGAGTGAAGCCGGCCTGTGGAACATTGCCCGTGACACCCCCGACGCCGTCGCCGTGGTGGACGTCCACGGTGGCCAGCTGACCTACGCGGAACTGGCCGCCCGCGCGGACCGCTACGGTCGCGGCCTGCAGGCGATGGGCCTGCAGCCCGGCGACGTGCTGGTGATGGTGCTGCCGAATATCGTCGACACGCTCGCGGTGTACTTCGCCGCCATGCAGACCGGGCTCTACATCGTGGCCATCAACTGGCACCTGACCGGTCCGGAGATCGGCTACATCATCTCCGACAGCGGCGCGAAAGTTGTTGTCGCCCACGAGCGGTTCGCTGAGGCAGCCACGATCGCCGCGGACGAGGCCGGCCTGCCCGCCGAGGGGCGGTTCGCCGTCGGAGCGATCGAGGGTTTCCATCCTTTGTCCGCATTGGGTGCCGACGAGCCGGCGACCCGGCCCGACGTGCGCACCATGGGCGCCGCGATGCTCTACACCTCCGGTACCACCGGCAAGCCCAAGGGTGTCAAGCGTCCGCTCACCGGCGCCGACCCCGACGCGGTGCCGGTTGCCTCGGCCGGCTTCTTCGCGCTGTATGACCTGCTGCCGTTCGACAACCACGTGCACATCTGTGGTTCGCCGCTGTATCACACTGCGGTGCTGAACTTCTCGTCGATCTCCATCCAGCTGGGTCACAAGGTGGTGCTGATGGACAAGTGGGACCCCGAAGAGATGCTGGCGTTGATCGACCAGCACAAGGTCACCCACAGCCACATGGTGCCCACCCAGTTCCGTCGGCTGTTGGCACTGCCCGCCGAGGTGCGCGAGCGCTACGACATGTCCTCGCTGCGCAACATGATTCACGGTGCGGCGCCGTGCCCGCCCGAGGTCAAGCGTCAGATGTTGGACTGGTGGGGTCCGGTGATCACCGAGTACTACGCCGCCACCGAGGGCGGCGGCACCAAGATCAGCGGCGCCGAGTGGCTGACGCACCCGGGCTCGGTGGGCAAGGCCTGGCCGTATTCGGTGGTCAAGGTGCTCGACGACGACGGCAACGAGCTGCCGGCCGGTGAGGTCGGCACCGTCTACATGCAGATGGGCGGCTCTACCTTCGCCTATCACAACGACCAGAAGAAGACCGAGGAAAACCGGGCCGGTGACCTGTTCACCGTCGGCGACGTCGGCTACCTGGACGAGGACGGCTACCTGTTTCTGCAGGACCGCAAGACCAACATGATCATCTCCGGCGGGGTCAACGTCTACCCGGCCGAGATCGAGAACGAGCTGATCATTCACCCGAAGGTGCTCGACGTCGCGGTGTTCGGGGTGCCCGACGAGGACTGGGGCGAGGCGATCAAGGCCGTCGTCCAGCCGGCCGAGGGTGTTGTGGGCGATGACGCGCTGACCGCCGAGCTGATGGAGTACGCGGCGGCGCGGCTGGCGAAGTTCAAGCTGCCCAAGTCAATTGACTACATCACGGAGATGCCGCGCGACCCCAACGGCAAGCTGTACAAGCGCAAGCTGCGCGACCCGTACTGGGAGGGGCGGGACGCCAAGATTTAG
- a CDS encoding Zn-ribbon domain-containing OB-fold protein, producing MTASQSNRAQIDEHEPPLSAPLKLSFDYTRSVGPVLGAFFTALRERRIVGVRGSDGRVYVPPAEYDPVSYEPLTEIVPVASVGTVVSWSWQPAPLEGQPLDTPFAWALIKLDGADVPLLHAVAAASSRDISVGTRVHAHWADETVGAITDIAYFAIGEDAEPVADTPDDRDPVTMVVIPSSLEIQHTASLPESAYLRALQEGKLLGARTGAEGKLYFPPKEADPATGLPLDNFVELPDKGTVTTFAIINIPFAGQRIKPPYVAAYVLLDGADIPFLHLVSEIDAHDVRMGMRVEAVWKPREEWGLGIDNIEYFRPTGEPDADYDTYKHHL from the coding sequence GTGACTGCCAGCCAAAGCAACCGCGCGCAGATCGATGAGCATGAGCCGCCCCTCTCTGCGCCGCTGAAGTTGTCCTTCGACTACACACGTTCAGTCGGCCCCGTTCTGGGCGCGTTCTTCACCGCTCTGCGTGAGCGCCGCATCGTCGGTGTACGTGGTTCCGACGGTCGGGTGTACGTGCCGCCGGCCGAGTACGACCCGGTCAGCTACGAACCGCTCACGGAGATCGTACCGGTGGCCAGTGTCGGCACCGTGGTGTCGTGGTCCTGGCAGCCGGCCCCGTTGGAGGGGCAGCCGCTGGACACCCCGTTCGCCTGGGCGCTGATCAAGCTCGACGGCGCCGACGTGCCGTTGCTGCACGCGGTGGCGGCCGCAAGCAGCAGGGACATCAGCGTCGGGACCCGGGTGCACGCACACTGGGCCGACGAGACCGTCGGCGCGATCACCGACATCGCTTACTTCGCGATCGGCGAAGACGCGGAGCCGGTCGCCGACACCCCCGATGACCGCGACCCGGTGACCATGGTGGTGATCCCGTCCAGCCTGGAGATCCAGCACACCGCCTCGCTGCCGGAGAGCGCATATCTGCGCGCCTTGCAGGAAGGCAAGCTGCTCGGGGCGCGCACCGGCGCCGAGGGCAAGCTGTACTTCCCGCCCAAGGAAGCCGATCCGGCCACCGGCCTGCCGTTGGACAACTTCGTCGAGCTGCCCGACAAGGGCACGGTGACGACGTTCGCCATCATCAACATTCCGTTCGCCGGGCAGCGCATCAAGCCGCCCTACGTGGCCGCCTACGTGCTGCTCGACGGCGCCGACATTCCCTTCCTGCACTTGGTGTCTGAGATCGACGCCCATGACGTGCGGATGGGAATGCGCGTCGAGGCGGTGTGGAAGCCCCGCGAGGAGTGGGGCCTGGGCATCGACAACATCGAGTACTTCCGGCCCACCGGCGAACCGGACGCCGACTACGACACCTACAAGCACCACCTGTGA
- a CDS encoding Imm61 family immunity protein, which translates to MTGKFTRLSHAWAEFANLASLRSISVSLDNKAAATFLADDESFYLYKEGDWWVVDRTDDRGKRYTATAKFSNFELLEKYLIWRWGSTARSAFSLESLGPPLYKMGFSSNVTVAPTENQWKTEIKSAAGSAILGQPYSTIFSHLMSKSIDEINEMVRAGFPT; encoded by the coding sequence ATGACAGGCAAATTCACTCGACTGTCCCACGCATGGGCCGAGTTTGCTAATTTGGCCAGCCTGAGGAGTATTTCCGTATCGCTGGACAACAAGGCGGCGGCAACTTTTCTAGCCGACGACGAATCATTTTACCTTTACAAAGAGGGTGACTGGTGGGTAGTAGATCGGACAGACGACCGTGGTAAGCGCTACACTGCTACTGCGAAATTTTCCAATTTCGAACTCCTAGAGAAATACCTGATTTGGCGATGGGGTTCCACTGCGCGAAGCGCATTCTCCCTGGAAAGCTTGGGTCCGCCCCTGTACAAGATGGGCTTCAGCAGCAACGTCACTGTGGCGCCAACCGAAAACCAATGGAAAACAGAGATCAAATCGGCCGCAGGAAGCGCGATTCTAGGACAGCCTTACAGCACCATCTTCAGTCATTTGATGTCGAAATCCATTGACGAGATCAACGAGATGGTTAGAGCAGGGTTTCCCACATGA